One Brassica oleracea var. oleracea cultivar TO1000 chromosome C7, BOL, whole genome shotgun sequence genomic window carries:
- the LOC106305446 gene encoding putative F-box/LRR-repeat protein At5g54820, whose product MVSRRKSDLLSNLPDCLLVTIISLLPFKQSVQTSILARRWKNLCLETTNLVFKESEFVNLSTDTETIKSKRSLFVSTMCQWISSFTGEVIESLEFSLSEPVSFEKAIVSLTEFAASKQIKNITIDFSSPASRKIDVIEHLVTLMHYQNTEFDITRIFFNLIHVRNLTICSFLIQMIQECEDPMEMHDAMEARHLVMRTNLHANEFVGITIFLNSCPELESLTFHMDTTERIVRISMPLDPKVFWLTNDTYECLERTLKLVKIKNFRGGSNELHVLKYLIRSGLVMEQLDLYEAKGLNDDQRRLVLTAAEEVQKNVGRGSKHLRITLHKA is encoded by the exons ATGGTTTCAAGAAGAAAATCTGATCTACTTTCAAATTTACCTGATTGCCTTCTTGTTACAATCATATCTCTCTTGCCCTTCAAACAATCTGTTCAGACAAGTATTCTCGCCAGACGATGGAAGAATCTTTGTCTTGAAACAACAAACCTCGTATTCAAAGAATCTGAGTTTGTGAACCTATCTACTGATACAGAAACCATAAAGTCTAAGAGGAGTTTGTTTGTTAGCACTATGTGTCAATGGATCTCTAGCTTTACTGGTGAAGTCATTGAAAGTTTAGAGTTTTCTCTCTCTGAACCAGTGTCTTTCGAGAAAGCGATCGTATCTCTAACCGAATTTGCAGCCTCAAAACAAATAAAAAATATAACTATTGATTTCTCAAGCCCTGCCTCAAGAAAAATTGATGTAATAGAGCATTTGGTCACGTTGATGCATTATCAAAATACTGAATTCGATATTACTCGTATCTTTTTCAATCTGATACATGTTAGGAACCTGACGATCTGCTCTTTTCTTATTCAG ATGATCCAAGAGTGTGAAGATCCTATGGAAATGCATGATGCGATGGAAGCACGACATTTGGTGATGAGGACTAATCTGCATGCAAATGAGTTCGTGGGCATTACAATATTTCTTAATAGCTGTCCAGAACTGGAATCTCTCACGTTCCATATGGATACTACTGAGCGTATCGTG AGAATTTCGATGCCATTAGATCCGAAAGTGTTTTGGCTGACCAACGACACGTATGAATGTTTGGAAAGGACACTTAAACTTGTGAAAATAAAAAACTTTCGTGGCGGCTCCAACGAGTTACATGTTCTGAAGTACCTGATCAGAAGTGGGCTCGTGATGGAACAGCTTGACCTTTATGAGGCAAAGGGATTGAACGATGATCAAAGGAGGTTGGTACTGACTGCAGCCGAGGAGGTTCAGAAGAATGTCGGGAGAGGTTCGAAGCATTTGAGAATTACTTTGCACAAGGCTTGA
- the LOC106303458 gene encoding putative F-box/kelch-repeat protein At3g43710, with amino-acid sequence MSSTTMSTDPMKVEVPPVLTLLMLPNELILSCLARVPRLYYPTLTLVSKSFRSLINSPELCKTRSLLARTESCLYVWFQFQNDENTHWFTLYRNPYQTVDDNSQTNKLGGYKLVPIPSLDSPPSAMSVVAAVGSDIYAIGGSIDGVSSSGVFVMDSHYHTWCKAPSMHVARVSPSASVLDGKIYVVGGSKNLDYTNWMEVYDTKTQTWEFVPSPGEDIDGRFGYKSASLEGSVYVMDRAKYETFKLNKGRWRVADQKLTTGWRWDSGQFYYCVTENVLYYYSSIDLCWYDFIDRLWRGVKGLEGRLPWYRRFRNTYHHRLADYGGKLVFLWKEDVHTENVQNTTLVWCAEISLERLHRSEIYGTVEWCDVVFTYTTQVDQENTTQVELMHVIATTA; translated from the coding sequence ATGTCGTCTACAACTATGTCCACCGACCCCATGAAGGTTGAAGTTCCACCTGTTCTAACGTTGCTGATGCTTCCTAACGAGTTGATATTGAGCTGCTTGGCCCGCGTCCCAAGATTGTACTATCCGACTCTCACCCTTGTCTCCAAGAGCTTCCGCTCTCTCATTAATTCGCCAGAGCTTTGTAAGACGCGTTCACTTTTAGCTCGCACCGAGAGTTGTCTATATGTATGGTTTCAATTCCAAAATGACGAGAACACACATTGGTTCACTTTATACCGGAACCCTTATCAAACCGTCGATGATAACTCCCAAACGAATAAATTAGGTGGCTATAAATTAGTTCCAATTCCATCTTTAGATTCTCCTCCCTCGGCCATGTCAGTTGTTGCTGCAGTTGGCTCTGATATATATGCCATTGGTGGAAGTATAGATGGCGTTTCTTCGTCTGGCGTCTTCGTCATGGACTCTCACTATCACACATGGTGTAAGGCTCCAAGCATGCATGTGGCTAGGGTGTCTCCTTCTGCTAGCGTTCTTGATGGAAAAATTTATGTGGTAGGAGGATCCAAAAATCTTGATTATACAAACTGGATGGAGGTGTACGATACCAAAACCCAAACTTGGGAGTTTGTACCGAGTCCTGGCGAAGATATAGACGGAAGATTTGGATACAAAAGCGCATCATTGGAAGGAAGTGTCTATGTGATGGATAGGGCAAAATATGAGACTTTTAAGCTGAATAAAGGTAGATGGAGAGTGGCAGACCAAAAGTTGACTACTGGATGGAGATGGGATTCGGGACAGTTTTATTATTGTGTGACAGAGAACGTGTTATACTATTATAGTTCCATAGATCTCTGTTGGTATGACTTTATTGATAGACTATGGAGAGGAGTAAAGGGATTGGAAGGAAGACTGCCTTGGTATAGAAGATTTAGAAATACTTATCATCATCGATTGGCAGATTATGGTGGAAAGTTGGTGTTTTTGTGGAAAGAGGATGTGCATACTGAGAATGTTCAAAACACAACATTAGTTTGGTGTGCTGAAATTTCACTTGAAAGACTACACAGATCGGAGATATACGGAACAGTTGAATGGTGTGATGTTGTGTTTACATATACGACGCAAGTTGATCAAGAAAATACGACGCAAGTTGAGTTAATGCATGTTATTGCTACTACTGCTTGA
- the LOC106306225 gene encoding V-type proton ATPase subunit H translates to MDQAELSMEQVLKRDIPWETYMTTKLISATGLQLLRRFDKKPESARAQLLDEDGPAYVHLFVTILRDIFKEETVEYVLALIYEMLSANPTRARLFHDETLEHEDTYEPFLRLLSKGNWFIQEKSCKILAWIISARPKAGVIANGEASGSKKPITTIDDVLNGLVEWLCAQLRQPSHPTRGAPIAISCLSTLLKEPVVRSSFVQADGVKLLVPLISPASTQQSIQLLYETCLCIWLLSYFEPAIEYLATSRTMQRLTEVVKSSTKEKVVRVVILTFRNLLPKGTFGAQMVDLGLPHIIHSLKTQAWSDEDLLDALNQLEEGLKDKIKKLSSFDKYKQEVLLGHLDWNPMHKEANFWRENVTCFEENDFQILRVLLTILDTSTDPRSLAVACFDISQFIQYHPAGRVIVTDLKAKERVMKLMNHENAEVTKNALLCIQRLLLGAKYASFLQA, encoded by the exons ATGGATCAAGCAGAACTGTCTATGGAGCAG GTGTTGAAAAGGGATATTCCATGGGAGACTTACATGACGACGAAGCTCATTTCAGCTACAGGTCTCCAGCTCTTGAGGCGCTTTGATAAAAAACCTGAAAGTGCGAGGGCACAGTTGCTCGATGAA GATGGTCCAGCTTATGTTCATCTGTTTGTTACCATCTTGCGTGATATATTCAAGGAGGAAACTGTGGAATATGTTTTGGCTTTGATTTACGAAATGCTCTCTG CTAACCCAACACGAGCTCGGTTATTCCATGATGAAACTTTGGAACATGAGGATACTTACGAGCCTTTCTTGAG GTTGCTGTCGAAGGGAAACTGGTTTATTCAAGAAAAAAGCTGCAAGATCCTTGCCTGGATAATAAG TGCTAGGCCAAAAGCTGGTGTTATTGCTAATGGAGAAGCTTCGGGTTCTAAAAAACCTATTACTACAATCGATGATGTTCTCAACGGGTTGGTGGAGTGGCTTTGTGCTCAG TTGAGGCAACCTTCTCATCCAACTCGTGGTGCTCCAATTGCTATCAGCTGCCTGTCGACACTGCTTAAGGAACCTGTTGTCAGATCATCGTTTGTTCAGGCAGATGGGGTTAAGTTACTTGTCCCTCTTATCTCACCTGCATCCACTCAGCAGTCTATCCAG CTTCTCTACGAAACATGTCTGTGCATCTGGCTTCTCTCCTACTTTGAACCCGCCATAGAGTACTTGGCCACATCTAGGACAATGCAAAGGCTCACGGAAGTGGTTAAGAGCTCGACCAAGGAAAAG GTTGTCAGGGTGGTCATATTGACATTCAGGAACTTGCTTCCAAAAGGTACATTTGGTGCCCAGATGGTTGATCTTGGACTCCCACATATCATCCACAGTCTGAAAACACAAGCATGGAGTGACGAG GACTTGCTGGATGCACTGAACCAACTAGAAGAAGGGCTAAAAGACAAGATCAAGAAGCTGAGCTCCTTCGACAAATACAAGCAAGAGGTTCTTCTTGGCCATCTTGACTGGAACCCAATGCACAAAGAAGCCAACTTCTGGCGTGAGAATGTCACTTGCTTTGAGGAGAATGACTTCCAG ATACTCAGGGTTCTCCTCACAATCCTGGACACGTCAACTGATCCAAGATCATTGGCGGTGGCATGCTTTGATATCTCGCAGTTCATACAGTACCACCCAGCGGGGAGAGTGATCGTGACAGACCTCAAGGCGAAAGAGAGAGTGATGAAACTGATGAACCATGAGAATGCCGAGGTTACCAAGAACGCTCTCTTGTGCATTCAGAGGCTTCTCCTTGGTGCTAAGTACGCCAGCTTCTTGCAAGCTTGA
- the LOC106302046 gene encoding cyclin-D3-1-like, whose protein sequence is MAIRKEDESREEQSNSFLLDALYCEEEKWEDEEEEVEENSSFSSSSPTSPLVLLQQDLFWQDQDLVTLFTKEEEQRLTCLDEVYLATDRKEAVGWILRVNARYGFSTLAAVLAITYLDKFICSYSLQRDKPWMLQLVSVACLSLAAKVEEVHVPLLLDFQVEETKYVFEAKTIQRMELLLLSTLQWKMHLVTPLSFLDHIIRRLGLKNNSHWDFLNRCHRLILSVISDSRFVGYLPAVVAAATMMRIIEQVELFDPLSHQNNLLGVLNITKEKVEPCYNLILQLPIDHMGLQIETQSCRKRKNRDSSSSLSSPSCVIDSNPFNSNESSNDSWSASSSPPQQQQEPPLKKTKMEKPILHLS, encoded by the exons ATGGCGATTCGTAAGGAGGACGAAAGTAGAGAAGAACAGAGCAATTCGTTTCTTCTTGATGCTCTCTACTGCGAAGAAGAGAAATGGGAAGACGAAGAGGAAGAAGTTGAAGAGAACTCTTCCTTTTCCTCCTCTTCTCCTACTTCACCATTGGTTCTTCTGCAGCAAGATTTGTTCTGGCAAGACCAAGATCTGGTCACTCTCTTCACAAAAGAAGAGGAGCAAAGACTCACCTGTCTCGATGAGGTTTATCTCGCCACGGATCGTAAAGAAGCCGTGGGTTGGATTCTGAGAGTCAACGCTCGTTATGGGTTCTCTACTTTGGCTGCTGTTTTAGCCATAACGTACCTAGACAAGTTCATCTGTAGCTACAGCTTACAGAGAGATAAACCATGGATGCTTCAGCTCGTTTCTGTTGCGTGTCTCTCTCTAGCTGCTAAAGTCGAAGAAGTCCATGTCCCTCTTCTTCTAGACTTTCAA GTGGAGGAGACTAAGTATGTGTTCGAAGCCAAAACCATACAGAGAATGGAGCTGCTGCTTCTCTCTACTCTCCAGTGGAAGATGCATCTCGTTACTCCACTTTCGTTTCTAGACCACATCATCAGGAGATTGGGTCTTAAAAACAACTCTCACTGGGATTTCCTCAACAGATGTCACCGTCTCATCCTCTCTGTAATCTCCG ATTCAAGATTTGTCGGCTACCTCCCAGCAGTTGTTGCCGCAGCTACCATGATGCGAATTATAGAGCAAGTTGAGCTCTTTGACCCTCTCTCACACCAAAACAACCTCCTCGGTGTCCTTAACATAACCAAG GAAAAGGTGGAACCTTGCTACAATCTCATCCTCCAATTACCAATTGATCACATGGGTTTACAGATCGAAACCCAATCTTGCCGCAAACGCAAGAATCGCGACTCATCATCGTCGTTGAGCAGCCCAAGCTGCGTGATCGATTCAAACCCTTTCAATAGCAACGAAAGCTCAAACGATTCGTGGTCTGCGAGTTCGTCGCCGCCGCAGCAACAACAAGAACCTCCGTTGAAGAAGACGAAGATGGAGAAACCGATTTTGCATCTGTCGTAG
- the LOC106306226 gene encoding kynurenine formamidase: MTRSVNFPLLGLAAALFLSPLLLAVSGKLPDDLKPNRQEVYGGGKIYDISHRYTPEMPAWESKEGLSNHLKLIASMKNGSFANVSEMKMSVHSGTHVDAPGHFIDEYYDAGFDCDSLDLQTLNGPALLVDVPRDKNITAEVMESLHIPRGVRRVLFRTSNTDKRLMFKKEFDSSFSGFMTDGAKWLVENTDIKLVGLDYLSFAAFDESPATHKVILKGRDIIPVEALKLDGVEAGMYSLHCLPLRLVGAEGAPTRCILIK, encoded by the exons ATGACCCGCTCCGTGAACTTCCCTCTCCTCGGCCTCGCCGCCGCACTCTTCCTCTCACCTCTCCTCCTCGCCGTCTCAGGCAAACTCCCCGACGACCTCAAGCCAAACCGTCAGGAGGTTTACGGCGGAGGGAAGATATACGACATCAGCCACCGTTACACGCCGGAGATGCCGGCGTGGGAGTCTAAGGAGGGACTCTCGAACCACCTGAAACTGATCGCGAGCATGAAGAACGGATCATTCGCTAACGTGTCGGAGATGAAAATGTCTGTTCACTCGGGAACACACGTGGATGCTCCAGGCCACTTCATTGACGAGTATTACGACGCTGGTTTCGATTGCGATTCGCTTGACCTCCAAACACTAAACG GTCCTGCTTTGTTGGTTGATGTTCCGAGAGACAAGAACATAACTG CTGAGGTAATGGAATCACTTCATATTCCAAGGGGAGTTCGTCGTGTGCTCTTCAGAACATCCAACACTGACAA GCGGCTTATGTTTAAGAAAGAGTTCGATTCAAGCTTTTCTGGATTCATGACTGATGGGGCCAAGTGGTTGGTTGAGAACACAGACATCAAACTTGTTG GGCTTGATTATCTTTCCTTTGCTGCTTTTGATGAGTCACCTGCAACTCACAAGGTTATACTTAAAGGAAGG GATATAATCCCTGTCGAAGCTCTGAAGCTGGATGGTGTTGAGGCAGGAATGTACTCGCTTCATTGCTTACCGCTGAGATTGGTTGGAGCAGAAGGGGCACCAACCAGGTGCATTCTCATCAAGTGA